A section of the Carya illinoinensis cultivar Pawnee chromosome 12, C.illinoinensisPawnee_v1, whole genome shotgun sequence genome encodes:
- the LOC122288826 gene encoding protein NONRESPONDING TO OXYLIPINS 2, mitochondrial isoform X3, which translates to MASACNRFVSRASLSSVKSAIRSNVRTSPFTKSATSTSPGVPLPFRSTSSSLPRFSFSRCPAELGCVQSMLPLHSAVAVARMMTCLSTTSRSSRALSQDGVDGT; encoded by the exons ATGGCTTCAGCATGCAACAGATTCGTCAGCAGAGCATCCCTATCTTCCGTAAAATCCGCCATTAGATCTAATGTCCGTACATCTCCGTTCACCAAATCCGCCACGTCCACTTCTCCGGGCGTCCCTCTCCCCTTTAGATCCACTTCGAGTTCTCTTCCCCGATTCTCATTCTCCAG GTGTCCCGCGGAACTGGGATGCGTGCAGTCAATGTTGCCACTTCACAGCGCGGTGGCAGTGGCGAGAATGATGACGTGCCTGAGCACCACATCTAGGAGTTCTCGAGCGCTCTCGCAGG
- the LOC122288826 gene encoding protein NONRESPONDING TO OXYLIPINS 2, mitochondrial isoform X2 — translation MASACNRFVSRASLSSVKSAIRSNVRTSPFTKSATSTSPGVPLPFRSTSSSLPRFSFSRCPAELGCVQSMLPLHSAVAVARMMTCLSTTSRSSRALSQELGLSVPR, via the exons ATGGCTTCAGCATGCAACAGATTCGTCAGCAGAGCATCCCTATCTTCCGTAAAATCCGCCATTAGATCTAATGTCCGTACATCTCCGTTCACCAAATCCGCCACGTCCACTTCTCCGGGCGTCCCTCTCCCCTTTAGATCCACTTCGAGTTCTCTTCCCCGATTCTCATTCTCCAG GTGTCCCGCGGAACTGGGATGCGTGCAGTCAATGTTGCCACTTCACAGCGCGGTGGCAGTGGCGAGAATGATGACGTGCCTGAGCACCACATCTAGGAGTTCTCGAGCGCTCTCGCAGG
- the LOC122288826 gene encoding protein NONRESPONDING TO OXYLIPINS 2, mitochondrial isoform X1, whose translation MASACNRFVSRASLSSVKSAIRSNVRTSPFTKSATSTSPGVPLPFRSTSSSLPRFSFSRCPAELGCVQSMLPLHSAVAVARMMTCLSTTSRSSRALSQGTLCCTSPGL comes from the exons ATGGCTTCAGCATGCAACAGATTCGTCAGCAGAGCATCCCTATCTTCCGTAAAATCCGCCATTAGATCTAATGTCCGTACATCTCCGTTCACCAAATCCGCCACGTCCACTTCTCCGGGCGTCCCTCTCCCCTTTAGATCCACTTCGAGTTCTCTTCCCCGATTCTCATTCTCCAG GTGTCCCGCGGAACTGGGATGCGTGCAGTCAATGTTGCCACTTCACAGCGCGGTGGCAGTGGCGAGAATGATGACGTGCCTGAGCACCACATCTAGGAGTTCTCGAGCGCTCTCGCAGGGTACACTCTGCTGCACTTCTCCAGGCCTGTAG